The Sporosarcina sp. Te-1 DNA window ATTGCCCTGGAAATTTGTAAAATAAACATATTGTCGTAAAATATTGAAATCGTACTCTAATTTACTCTTGTAATACGTATTTTGGAAATTCCAAGGAATCTTAAGCAAGAAAACAATTTTCGACTCTTCTAGCGAATGCATAATTAGGTATTTCCAGAGAAACCGACTATTTATACATGAAAAAAGCACTTCGTCCTTAACTGACCGAAATGCTCTTAGATTTTAGGTTATATTTCTGATGTCGCTCTGCATACAACAAGCGTTTCTTCCCTACCTTTTCATTTACTATTTTCATGGAACAAAGGAAGCTAAATGAACATTGGTAAAGAATTTGCTTCTATAGAATTTCCACTCTGTTTTCCTTGAAGATCACATGTTTATTCATAAAAAAATTAAGGTATCATATCTATAAGTAATCACGGTTTTTAAATGGGTAATTATTAACATCCGACATTTTTTGAAACAGTATTGACTAGGTAAAAATATCCTTTATAATTAAATAAATTTCATAATTTATCGTTCGGGACCCTCTGGAACATGAGGGTCCTCAATTATGAAAGGAAGCAATGATCTATAATAGAGAGGCGTGATGTTAGGGTTGGAAAATAAGCTGACGTTATACGGCTTTAACAACCTCACCAAAACACTTAGCTTCAACATCTATGATGTGAGCTATGCTAAAAGTGAGCGAGAGCAGAAAGATTATATCGCCTATATTGATGAACAGTATAATTCTGAACGGCTGACCAATATTTTGCGCAATGTCACCGACATAATCGGCGCCCATGTGTTGAATATCAGTAAACAGGATTATGATCCACAAGGGGCCAGCGTTACAATTCTCATTTCTGAGGAATCCATGCCGGTCGGGTTAATCGATAAATCATGCAATCAAGGACACGCCGATATCATTGCGACACGTGATTCGGTCGTTGGCCATCTTGATAAAAGCCATTTAACGGTGCATACCTATCCGGAATATCATCCGGATAATTCGATCGCCACATTCCGTGTCGATATTGAAGTGTCCACCTGTGGCGAAATATCTCCGCTGGCAGCATTGGACTACTTGATCGGGAGCTTTGATTCAGACATCATCACAACCGATTATCGGGTTCGAGGCTTTACGCGGAATGAACAAGGCAAGAAATTTTTCATCGATCACAAAATGACCTCCATACAAGACTATATCGATAAAGAGACGTTGCAAAAATATGACGCGATTGATGTGAATGTATATCAATCCAACATTTTTCATACAAAACTGCTGATCAAGGAAATCGAACTGCAAAACTACCTGTTCAATCGGGACGTGTATGAAATCCCTCCAAAGGAACGTCTCCAGATTACAAACAATCTGCGCAGGGAAATGATTGAAATCTTCAGTGGAACGAATATATATGATGAGTGAAGGGGTGGGACAAAAATGACACAGCTTTCTCAACATAACGCACCCATTGCGGAAGCATTGACGAAATATAAAGCGATGCGCGTCGTCCCTTTTGATGTCCCCGGCCACAAGCGGGGACGTGGAAATGAAGAATTGGCGGCATTCCTTGGCGAACAATGCTTAAGTGTGGACGTCAATTCCATGAAACCGCTCGACAATCTCATCCATCCTGTGTCC harbors:
- the speD gene encoding adenosylmethionine decarboxylase; translation: MLGLENKLTLYGFNNLTKTLSFNIYDVSYAKSEREQKDYIAYIDEQYNSERLTNILRNVTDIIGAHVLNISKQDYDPQGASVTILISEESMPVGLIDKSCNQGHADIIATRDSVVGHLDKSHLTVHTYPEYHPDNSIATFRVDIEVSTCGEISPLAALDYLIGSFDSDIITTDYRVRGFTRNEQGKKFFIDHKMTSIQDYIDKETLQKYDAIDVNVYQSNIFHTKLLIKEIELQNYLFNRDVYEIPPKERLQITNNLRREMIEIFSGTNIYDE